In the Hordeum vulgare subsp. vulgare chromosome 7H, MorexV3_pseudomolecules_assembly, whole genome shotgun sequence genome, one interval contains:
- the LOC123411410 gene encoding protein ALTERED XYLOGLUCAN 4-like — MGGTQIGTHGQCSFLKNFLTGALLTLPIVYILLYSTPSFLSCTSLLAAFQAHRSGTSPPQAWQQCDYTAGKWVWDDSTTGPRYDSQNCEMKSAEKCVINGKPDNGYLHWRWQPAGCNLSALDPTEFLRVVWGKRLAFVGDSTARNQAEALVCFLSTVSRPETTHRYDERLGRKFWRWVFPAPHNVEVSTYWSPFLVRGEGRSEDYGMTQDTVFLDALTEPWTADVDAMDVMVISAGHWFNHPAVYYDDGQIAGVFSRPDVNETDIGGGYVGAYRKAIRRALEYVNEKSSSGDRQKLVVVSTMASAHFDARYAWNHRDACSRPNPYGEGEAPEEVITAEMRKAVLEEAATAAAKRQRRGLRFDVLDVTRLASMRPDGHPGAYIVKGRYGLGKPVPETVNNDCLHWCSPGPVDTFNDILMQMLATSG, encoded by the exons ATGGGAGGAACACAAATTGGAACTCATGGCCAGTGTTCCTTCCTCAAGAACTTCCTCACTGGTGCTCTGTTGACCTTGCCTATCGTTTACATCCTCCTCTACTCCACTCCATCTTTCCTCTCATGTACCAGTCTTCTCGCTGCATTTCAAGCACATCGCTCAGGCACAAGCCCTCCTCAAG CTTGGCAGCAATGCGACTACACCGCCGGGAAGTGGGTGTGGGATGACAGCACCACCGGCCCGCGGTACGATAGCCAGAACTGCGAAATGAAGAGCGCGGAGAAGTGCGTCATCAACGGCAAGCCGGACAACGGGTACCTGCACTGGCGGTGGCAGCCGGCGGGCTGCAACCTCTCGGCGCTCGACCCGACGGAGTTCCTCCGTGTGGTCTGGGGCAAGCGCCTGGCTTTCGTGGGCGACTCCACGGCGCGCAACCAGGCGGAGGCCCTCGTCTGCTTCCTCTCCACGGTGTCGCGGCCCGAGACGACGCACCGGTACGACGAGCGGCTGGGCCGCAAGTTCTGGCGGTGGGTCTTCCCGGCGCCGCACAACGTCGAAGTCTCCACGTACTGGTCGCCGTTCCTGGTGCGCGGCGAGGGCAGGTCGGAGGACTACGGCATGACGCAGGACACGGTGTTCCTGGACGCGCTGACCGAGCCGTGGACGGCGGACGTGGACGCGATGGACGTCATGGTGATCTCGGCGGGGCACTGGTTCAACCACCCGGCCGTCTACTACGACGACGGGCAGATCGCCGGCGTCTTCTCCCGTCCGGACGTGAACGAGACCGACATCGGCGGCGGGTACGTCGGCGCGTACCGCAAGGCGATCCGGAGGGCGCTGGAGTACGTGAACGAGAAGTCGTCGAGCGGCGACAGGCAGAAGCTGGTGGTGGTGTCAACCATGGCGTCGGCGCACTTCGACGCCAGGTACGCGTGGAACCACCGGGACGCGTGCTCTCGGCCGAACCCGTATGGTGAGGGAGAGGCGCCCGAGGAGGTGATCACGGCCGAGATGAGGAAGGCCGTGCTGGAGGAAGCGGCCACGGCGGCGGCGAAAAGGCAGCGACGGGGGTTGCGGTTCGACGTGCTGGACGTGACGAGGCTGGCATCCATGCGGCCCGACGGGCACCCAGGCGCCTACATCGTCAAGGGCAGGTACGGTCTCGGAAAGCCCGTGCCAGAGACGGTGAACAACGACTGCTTGCACTGGTGCTCGCCGGGGCCTGTGGACACGTTCAACGACATACTCATGCAGATGCTGGCTACAAGCGGCTGA